In Oryza sativa Japonica Group chromosome 1, ASM3414082v1, the genomic stretch ATTTTCTCCGGGTGAGGAAGATCTCACTatttgggtttttggttttgCAGCCGTGTCGTCGCCGGATGTGCGACCGTCGAGCCCTCTCCCGGCGACCAACTCCTCCCCGCCTCagtcggggcggcgcggcggggggcggcgccggcgtggttCCGCCAGCCCGTACCCGTCGTCCCCGTCCCTCGGCGGGTTCGAGACGCCGCCGCACCCGGGCCGCCGCACGccctccggcggcgcggcggcgcggcagcagcggcagaaCTGGACGGGGGGGCGGTtcccgccgaccccgtccacccccatGTCCACCGACGACGTCCCGCTCTCCTCGGAGGCCGGGGACGAGGACACCCCCgagaccgacggcggcggcggcggcggcgcgggcgccgaCGCCACGCCGGTGTTCGTCTGGGGCACCAACATCAGCGTGCAGGACGTCAACGCCGCCATCCTCCGGTTCCTCCGCCACTTCCGCGACCCGCGCGACGCCGGCCGCGTCGACCCGGTCATGGACGAGGGCAAGTACATGCGCGCCATCCACCGCATCCTCGAGCTCGAGGGCGGGGAGTCGCTCGACGTCAACGCCCACGACGTGTTCGACCACGACCCGGACCTCTACGGCAAGATGGTCAGGTACCCGCTCGAGGTGCTCGCCATCTTTGACATCGTGCTCATGGACCTCGTCGCGCGCATCGAGCCCCTCTTCGAGAAGCACATCCAGACCAGGATCTACAACCTCAAGTCCTCGGTTTGCTTGAGGAATCTCAACCCTTCTGGTGATTGCGCACTGCTCTGCTCCTTTAGCTACTTGTGGTCGGCAATTCTTTTATATGATTTCTGATTTTGCGTTTCGTTGCAGATATCGAGAAGATGGTGTCCATCAAGGGTATGATAATTCGGTGCAGCTCGGTGATTCCAGAGCTCAAGGAGGCTGTGTTCCGCTGCTTGGTTTGCGGGTTCTACTCTGAGCCTGTAATGGTTGATcgaggtatatatatatcagaACTAATGTGGATACCTTTTTCACACTGCGTATTCCATATGCTCTTGTTTTAAGTGAACTTCAGGTGATCAATTAATCAGATTGCGAGCCTTAATTTTGCTCATAGAGAGTTACATATTGACAACTCATTGTTAACTTCATTTGTACAAATCATTCTTATCATGAAAGATGATAAATTCAAGCTTCATTTGACATGTTATATGTCATTACTATTATCATTTAtgcattttcttttattttgtttgcaaaaaCTTTTCATTTTGTTGGGATACACAACATTTAGGAATTTTATTTATCATACCACATTGCTGAGGAACTGATAAATAGTGATACTAATTGAGTACGCAAATCAAACATCCATACTGCTATTGTCCAATCCAAGACTCCGACTTAGTCTGTCTGTCATAAAGTAACACTTTGCACTGTGGTAGTAATTGTAAGTAAAAACATGCTTATGTTCTTAACTTACATTATATTCTGGTGGTTAATGTTTGAAGAGATTGGTCATGCAGATCCTATGAAAACACATTAGTGGCCTAGTGGGAGTAATGACTAAAACTCCATCAGTTTCTGTTGTTTTATCATGTAACTAATTCACTCTATTTCTTAGGGAGGGTTACTGAGCCGCACATCTGTCAGAAAGAACAATGTAAAGCTACAAACTCTATGACTCTTGTGCATAACCGATGCAGGTAGCTATATCCTACTTGTAACCCCTTTTTCTTTATAGGATTTTTGACAGATATGTAGTCCTGACCTTTGGATGGAACATTTTATTTGTAACTAGGTTTGCAGATAAGCAGATCATAAAGTTGCAGGAAACACCAGATGAGATACCAGAAGGTGGCACTCCACATACTGTTAGTGTCTTGATGCACGATAAGCTTGTAGATGCTGGAAAGCCTGGAGACAGGGTTGAGGTTAGCAGTGAATCTTTGTTTGGTCATTAATACaagaaaataattttgtttGTGGTTCTTATTCACATCGTAAAaatcttgatttttttctttgatttatAGATAACTGGGATATACAGAGCCATGAGTATTAGAGTTGGCCCAACTCAGAGGACAGTGAAGTCGATTTTCAAGGTAGAGGATGTGCAATGTTATCCTACTTGCTATCTTAAATTCCTTTTCTGCACAGgaaaaaagttttaaattatCTACTCAAGCATCGTCTAACAGTTTTCTTTAATCAGACGTACATTGATTGCCTTCACATAAAGAAGACAGACAAGTCTAGACTTCATGTTGAGGACTCCATGGAAACTGATAACCCCAATGCTAACAAGACAACTGAAGATGATTTTCTCAGAGATAAGGTATCCCTCAATCACCTTACCTCTCTGGGATAGCACTAAGTGTAAATGTGTTTAACACTGTCCTTTCTGTATTGCAGGTTGAGAAATTAAAAGAGTTGTCAAAGTTGCCAGATATATATGACAGATTAACTAGGTCATTGGCTCCAAACATATGGGAGCTGGACGACGTTAAAAGGGGCCTCCTTTGCCAGGTAAGATCATCTATCTGTTTGAATGTTTTTGCACTAATAGCCTAGTATAACAAGCTCTTACTGTTGTGTCCAGCTTTTTGGTGGAAATGCTTTGAGGCTTCCTTCTGGAGCTAGTTTCCGAGGCGACATCAATATTTTGCTTGTTGGTGATCCTGGAACAAGTAAATCCCAGCTTCTCCAATACATGCACAAACTGTCTCCTCGTGGCATTTATACAAGTGGCAGAGGAAGTTCAGCTGTTGGCCTTACTGCATACGTTACCAAGGATCCTGAAACTGGTGAAACTGTAAGTCTACATGAATCCTTTATTTTCGCAACTTAATTTAACTCGTTTTAATGTAATCTGATTGATGACTTCAACCATGACATCTCATTTCAGGTTCTTGAGAGTGGAGCGCTTGTTTTGAGTGACAAAGGTGTTTGTTGTATTGATGAATTTGATAAGATGTCTGATAATGCTCGAAGCATGTTACATGAGGtctcttgtaatgctgcgccccAGAATTTGTATCACACAGTACTATTTAGTCAATGCTAAACTGTCCTTTTTCAAAATATTGCAGGTGATGGAACAACAGACTGTCTCCATTGCCAAGGCTGGAATAATTGCATCTTTAAATGCCAGAACATCAGTTCTAGCATGTGCAAATCCTACTGAATCACGTTATAATCCAAGGCTCTCTGTGATTGACAATATCCATCTTCCTCCAACACTGCTTTCTAGGTGAGTGCAATGCAATGTGAATGAGCAATTCTTTCAGGACAAACAGATCAATAATAGAAGTGTTTTAACTCttgattgtttttatttttttcaaattcagGTTTGACCTCATTTATCTGATATTGGACAAGGCAGATGAGCAAACTGATAGACGCCTGGCTAAGCATATTGTTTCGTTGCATTTTGAGAATCCAAACGTAAACACAACAACTCCTTTTCTTCCTGAAGTTTGTACTTTTTTACTTATTTGATATAAACTGCTAACCGTCTTGCAAATCAGAACACTGTTGTTAGCTTTAGCCTATTTCTTATTAATTGTGCATTCTTTCTGCTATCTAGATAGAGGAGCTCGAGGTCTTGGATTTGCCAACACTTGTAGCCTACATAAGTTATGCAAGGAAGCATATACAACCACAGTTATCTGATGAAGCTGCAGAAGAATTGACTCGCGGCTATGTTGAGATGAGGAAAAGAGGAAACAGCCCTGGTAGCAGAAAGAAGGTAGTGTAGGCtttttaatatgatatttttagcCATTAAATGGTACAAGTGACTGATGCTTTTTTGCTTATTGTATAGGTCATAACTGCGACAGCTCGACAAATTGAGAGCTTGATTCGGCTCAGTGAAGCACTGGCCCGAATGCGATTCTCTGAAATGGTAATGATCATTCCTTATTCCTAGTTGTCTTGGCTTCACAGCATAATTCTGGTTACTTTGGTACTCATGATTTCATTCTTCACTTGTCTACAGGTTGAAGTACAAGATGTTGTAGAGGCCTTCAGGCTTCTCGAAGTTGCCATGCAGCAATCGGCAACTGATCATGCCACTGGTCAGACAATTCTGCTTAGCGCCATTTCCTatgcatttttttcttgtaaccATAACATAAAGTGCTGACATTTTTATCAATCAACCACTAAAGGTACAATCGATATGGATCTTATCATGACTGGAATATCTGCGAGCGAAAGGCAGAGGCGGGACAATCTCGTTGCAGCAACCCGCAACCTTGTGATGGAGAAAATGCAGCTTGGAGGGCCCTCAGTGCGAATGATTGAGGTAAAGAACCTTCAATTAGTGTCCTTTGTTCTCATCATTGTTTGCCAAACCAGTGGACTAAGTTATTCTTCCTGATTGATTTCGCAGTTGCTGGAAGAAATTAGGAAGCAGAGCTCTATGGAAGTTCATCTGCATGATGTAAGTTGGAGATCTAGTCTGCATTGCTTGCATTGACCTGATACCCTGGGAGGCTCTAACCCATTCCTGAATTTTCCATCTTCTCAGCTTCGCGGTGCTCTTGGCACTCTGATGACAGAGGGTGCCGTAGTCATCCATGGAGACAGCGTCAAGAGGGTCTGATGCCTTATTATTTGCGATCTCTCTAGCTAATGTTCTGATCCGTTGTTAGTGCTCTCAATTGGAGACTGCTTACACATCGGACTTATTGTCTAACTGtataatttttagataatgtttCTTGTTACGGTTGCTTACATGAAAACAAGCAAGTGTTAATCAGAGTTGTAATGTAATGCATCAGTTTCCTTTTAGTCAACTATATGTAGGCATGATGATTCATATTTGTATTTGTTCTACACATTCAGTTTCCAAATAGTTCTACCAGTATATTTGTTTACTTAAAGATCGTGGGAATGGTGGAGAGTTAGCCATGCCAcgtcattgttttttttctagaaaacacCTTCTTTTGCTGCTAATCACGTTTTAGTTCGAATTAATGCCATCCACTCGATCGCGGGATTAAGATCCATCCGGCCGTTCATGTGGCTGCTCATCCTGAGCCATAGGATCGGCGAAAGCATATTGGATGGTCCAGATTTTTTTTGAGCAGATCAAGAGAAGAAAACCCTAGCCGCACTCAGCCCAGCCCGGCCTCGCACTCTctcacgcgcgccgcctcgccctcctcgGCTATTCCTCCCCTCGCTTTGTGCCATCGTCGCCTCACCCTCCTCCTATTGTCgttgcgccggcgccgccctccttgCCAGTGGATCCAGCCATCCGGAGGAAGGAAGGGTCACGAGGCCATCAAGCCATCGCTGCCCTCTTCTCCCCTCTCATCTCCAGACCACTaccgccttcctcttcctctccctatCCTCGGTGAGCTACAGATCCGGTTTGGGGTCATTGGAATCGATGGTCTCGGCCTCCCCACTGGTGGATCCGATCACTGGAATCATCGGTGAGCTACAGGTCCGGTTTGGGGGTCAGCGGAATTGATGGTCTCGGCATCCCCACTGGTTGATCCGATCACTGGAGTCACTTGCGGCCATTGGTTTCCTTTCTGGTGAATCCTTTTGATACCCTTTCAGCCACAATCGTTTTGTGCATACATTTAGCACAAAATCCACAAGGTAAGGCAATGGTTTTGACTCGCCATTGAGCATTTGCATTGCGTTTGCTGGTGTTTTTACATAATCCCCCATCTTGCCTTAGGTTCTGTGGAGAAACTGATGGGCTAGGATGAGGTGTAGGTCACAGATTACAGAGAAGACGACTTCCATGCTGCGCATCTACCGTCATGCTGAGCAAGCTATCTTGCTTTCTCCTCTCTTAAGCAGGGCTGCGAGATTTAGATTATGTTGAGTTTTTCTTGAGTTCAGAttatttcatatgaatttagcTATCAGAAGTTCCATGGTTATTGGTTTTGTTGCTGCATTGTATGACACCCCTTGATAGAATGACATcaggaagaaaaaagaaaaccatgcTAGGTATTACTACAAGGCTATAAGTATAAAGATTATATGTTATATGAGAGCATTCTACAAACAGGATATGCAATGGAAGGATATTCTTTTTATTAGCAGTGCTTAGGTACCAGCCAATAGCCCAGTACTGACATCAAAAGCCCTAGCTCTGATACTGGGAGCATAACACTTCGATAGACGGTGTGCAAATCCTTTATTGATGTCTAATTTGTTGCAACAAAATTATTACTACTTCACCGGATTTATGTGGTTTGTTGTGTTGGTCCAGTTCAACAAAGAAAGTTGGTAATTAAGATCATGGACGAAATGAAGCTTATGGTTGTTTTTTCATTGCTTGGTGGTGTTTCAGACAACTCAACCTGCTGCCACATATCCATAAACAAAACATTCCGACAGGTAGTTATTTAATACTATCCTACAAACTTACattctgccaaaaaaaaaaaactttcagcATGCctgatatttttataatttaatgtGTAAATGTTGAAGAGTGCAAGCATCTAATTTTCTCCTCTGCCTTGACACAAGAGTTTAGGCCTCTAGAATGTCCTAGCAGCACTGAAAATACTCTATGCATATAAATTTTCTATGTTGCAAGTCACCAGTTATGCCAGTTTGCTTCTGGTTATGTCCACAACATATTCAATGTTGCAAAATAAGTATAATGCAGCTATGCTTCAGGTTACAGCTTCCAATCTGCATCTTTTAATATTACATTTAACTATTTCATTTTGTCAACATCGTTTAAactgtttttttcccttttcctaaGTAGTGAGTTGATACTATTCCAGTTGGGTAATCACATATGCGTCGTGCCTACTTCTACATTTGATTATTAGACCATGGTTTGAAATGCTATTTACTTGCTTACTTCTACATTTAAATTATCAGGAATTGTGTTCAGGTTTGTATAATTTAAGGTTCGCGTAATTTAATGCACCTCAAAATTTAggtattttcttctaaaaataaCATTCTGCCAAGTCAGGGATTTGGGATGGTAGTTTGCAGTTTGCTCATGTCCATACTCACTATTGTATCTTTACCCTTTACACAAAGTTCCATTATCACATAGTACTATGCGCAATACAATTAATTGCCTACATTTTGctttgtacttcctccgtcccataaaaaaccaaatcCTAGGATGAATATGGACATAGtgtttttatgagacggagggagtataaattaagACTATCATTTTACTGCAGTTAGCCTGCATTCAGATTTAAAGATTTAACACCAAATCTTTCGTGTGCACCCGCATACCACATTCTGACATGTCAGATCATTAACACTGTCAATTGTTTTACTTCATTTTTTCTGCAAATAATATTGTGTTAATAAAATGTTTTTGTGTAATAGAGTTAATAAAATGTTAACCTTCAAAATAATACATAATAATTGTATATGGTGTAGATTAATTGATATTTTGCCTTTGCAGATACAACCAAAAGAGATTATGGAggataagatatctttatttgtttttggCAAAAGATGCAGTTGAGCTCAACTACATTATCTCCTCTGCAATAATTGTTTTTAGTACCATCCTGTATTCCAAGCATCCGTCCAATGTCATAGATGTTAGTATTGTACTATTGGTAAGTGAGAATTACCCAAGCCTTATTTTGTTGGCCTACGAATTACTTATATATATGACATTGTTGAAGCTGCAAATTTGATTAGAGCTCTACTAGGTTTCAAGTTAGTCCATAGGTGTAATGAAATAAGGTTTTGCCATCCTATACAACATGCTTTAAGATATTCTGACATATTGTTAGTTGTGGAACTGTTTCTGTGATTGCCGCCTGTCACAATTTGACTCCATATTTATGTCAATGGATGAAGCAAttatattttgattttgattttgatttagTTGCTTGGCCATTCAAGCTAATGAGCTATATCATTGTTTAAGGATTTGTGTTGCCCATTTTCCACTATAGGTGAAGTTTATCTGAAACTTAATTGCTTTAGTACCATTTCCAAGTAGGTTGTTTGGGCCATGATCTAATTCTCTTTCCAATTTGTTGATAAGCCAGTAAACAAAAACAATCAGAGGTCTATACGATTTGGAATTTTCAGCCATGTTGAGTTGAAATGGTATTTTTCTCATAAATTGTAACGATGTCTTACAACATTTAAATGTTACAATAGAATTGTGATATGTGTTATATCTCATTAGTTTGTTTGAATACCTTAAGCTTATTTTGATTCCTTCTTTATTTACACGCAGCGTAGCGCGTGCCTATTGCTAGTTAGGCTGATAGCAGCAAGCCCTGCAGCATAAATCTATTATCATATTTTGTGGTGGGCTTATGCTATCGCGCGTACGCTGAATGTGGTATTTAATAGTACGCTATAGGTTTTGTTGGGACTCTGAAATCTTAGAAGTTTTTTAGTATTAGCTCATTTCCTGtgaaatttcacaaaatttctgatgaaaatataagtatatgtgatataatttattttatacatTAATAATGATATCAAACATGTAAACTAGCATAACCAAATCATGTATACGAGACTACACATGAATGTACAGAACATGATGGAAATGTACTGATGATTCTAGTTCTGGTGCATTATGGAAGGCCAGCGAGCAATCATGCAATGCGCTTCCATAAAAACTTTATTAGCACATCGACGATTTAGTTCTGGTGCATTGTGGAACACAACGAGCAATAGTGTGAAGCGTTTCCATAAAAACTTTTAGTGCCTTCTCCTGATGTAGGACGTCCAAGGTGAAGGCTCAGAAACTTGCATTCCCGCGCTTCCATAAAAACTTTTAGTGCCTTCTCCTTATGCAGGACGTTCAAGGTGAAGGATAAGAAACTTGCATTCCTGATCGCCAGTGAGCGGGACAAAGTACGCTACGAGTAACGACGCAATATAGAGGAGGCaaaccctctttttttttcgtgtATGTTCCGTGCAGATGGCGACTTGATTTATATAGAGTTAATACGGCACATGATCAAAATGTCTACATGATCTCCACAACGCGTGAACAAATTTGATTAGTCACACGTAAATTATCCGAACTCCACACCGTTCCACGCACTAGATAACTCGGTGTGTTTCCAAAAAACTAGGGTTCTAAAAGCAAACATCGATTttcatagcaaaataaaactacaaAAGTAGTCGCATCTACGCAAGCATGAGGAGAGAGCCAATTTTTGTGGGCCATTCACAATCATTTCATGTACACACGCCGCTCGAACACGGGCAGGCAACGCGAGCGAGCGCACGCGTGTTTCTCTagttctctccaccacacatacCTCAAGTGGCTAGGAAATCACTCtccctttaaaaaaaaatctccatcTCGTGAAATAAGCAAAGTAGTATGGAAGGTTCACATGCAACCACTTCCCATGAGTTCCCATGAGGTAGAGCTTTGtgattttttctagaaattattcTCCATATGGGCTAAAGCACATCCTACAGTTCCAACATTTTCTCCATTCTAAGGGTGGAATGAAGGCATTATCATGTTTGATAGGTGGGACATTCTAGCATTTATCATTTGTCTTAAACTAAATTCACTTCTCAATCTGTAaattaggaaattttatttcttaaATATTACTCTAAACTTTCGcaatgtttagttccaaaatattttttcaaacttccaacttttccatcacatccaaactttcttacacacacaaacttccaacttttccgtcacatcgttccaattttaaccaaactttcaattttggtgtaaactaaacacaccattTAATTGAAAGTCCATCTGGCACTTGAATTTAAAACTGGAAATAAGCCATCCCAAAACTATAGAataacattcatacaacaccATAAAGTGGTTTTGCAAAGTGGTTTTTACGTAAGTTACATATACGTTGGTTGACTACATCACATATGCATTAAACGCATATGTTAAAATCTTCACCTAAATCTTTTATTTCTaccgtattttttttctctggttTACAAATGAATGTTGATATAAAACTGGCAAAAATATTAATATAGAGTATAAATTGATGACCGATGATTGATGATACGTAAACATGCTACATTAGTTACTCAAAACCCCTCATTTCAGATTTTAAATACGCAAAACTATTGTCCAAAACCATCTTAGGGGTAACATGATTACCTGGTATCGTAAAGTTGGGGTTAGACATTCGGTTTTCAAGTTAATTAAGGGTGCTATACGAACTTTAAGAAGTTATATGGACTTTTTCCTTAGTATACTACCAACACATCACTGCCACTTTGACATTATATTAATCGCATCCGAGAAATGAAGTTGTTTTGCCCAGTAAGTACTTAGAGGAAATATTTCAAAAAGGACAATAGGTAGAAAACAAATTCGTCAAGAGGTCGATTGAAGCTAATTAACAACGGTTTAGCTGAATGTGGGAAAAGAACAAATGCGGACCTTCGAAACTATTTCCAAGACCTGTTGATTTGATGTGAATTGGTTGGCATCAGGTTtcgcaaaaataaataaaataaatataaaaaggaTGGCCTAAGCAAACTATAGTCCAAAATAAAATAGTACAAAGAGGAGGACAATAGGGAAAACTTGATTGTACATGTTTGCTTATATCTTTGCCAAAGAGGGAACTGTACATGGGCATAGGCTTTGAGCTCTAAAATTTTTACAGGTAGGGCTGCTGATGCCATTCTTATTTTGGATCTATGTATCTCTACAACTTCATTTCTGACAGCATATATATGGCCTGTTTGGGAGAGGTTAAGATTCTAAGAAGCAGCTGGTTGATAgctagcttctgagaatctggaaaaactGGGTTTctcagcttctggcttctaattcattttctggatttcacaactacagcttctcagaaGCTGAACCAAAAGCTGGActatttgggggagcttctaattctgggagaagctgcagcagctagaagctcccccaaacaagcCCATAGACACTTAGCTAAATTTACATCTAACTATAATTAGATGCAATcgataaaatattaattatagatAATTCATTAAGGGCCTCTTTGAAATGGAGGATTAGcaaaggaattttggaggattcgTTTTcctaagtattttttttcctatagatcctttgattcataggaaaAGGATAGGAAATATTTCCATATGATTGCATTCCTATGGTCAattccataggaaaataagcaaGAGGTTTGATCTCTTGTGAAACTTTCCTTTGTTGAGTGTTTCCTGTGGTGTAATCAAAGGGTTCTTTTATCTGTTTCCCGTGTTCTCAATTTCCTGTAGAACTGGAAAAACATACTACttcaattcctatgttttttctatcaTACGTTTTAAAGAGGGCCTAAACTATActacatttattttttaatagatgatgttgTTGGCTTTTTGTCACacttttgatcattcgtcttattaaaaaatttacataattataatttattttgttgtgagttgttttatcgtgcaaagtactttaagtataaTTATATCTTATActtttgcataatttttttaataagataaatgatcaaatatgtgttcaaaagtcaacgggatcatctattaaaaaacggatggAATATTTAGCTGTGATGAAGGAGATTAATAAAAACCAAGTTGCAGCTCGATCTATATACGTTTGTAGTACTGGATTAGtgtgtgcatgcatgtgtgagtgCCAATGTTtatatatactatattttttcaaaaaagaaaataaatccaATAAATAATAGAACTGAATTTTCTGTAGTTTCTCTTCCGATAAAATTACTCCATACAAGTCTTATATTCATTTCAGTTAATTTATAGAAGTTGATTTATTCAAGACATGAGGGAGCTCCGAGTAACGTACATTGAACCGTACGTAACAACTGGTATATATAGCGACATAACATGTCAGTTATCCATGCAGTGCCAACCAACTATATATGATGCATGCGTATATGGTTACAAATCGATCACGAACAACGGATCaagacactggtggagaaaccttcTTTAggcccggttcgtaacccctctatagtcccggttttcaaatcgggactaccaatccgggactaaagatcgttatctttagtccaccaaccgggactaaagatgggttaGCCACGTGGCCGACTTAGCCATCTTtcgtcccggttggtaacggactaaagatcgagcacctttatatatatatatatatatatatatatatatatatatatatatatatatatatatatatatatatatatatatatatatatatatatatatatatatatatatatatatatatataggacactcatatggggcaccatggtgcccgggcaccatggtatctaatgtatatatatatatatacatatatgtatacatatacatatatatatacatatatacatatacatatatgtatatgtatgtatacatatacatatatgtatatgtatgtatacatatacatatatgtatatgtatgtatatatatacatatatatacacatatatatatacatatatatacatatatatatacatatatatatatatatatatgtggatgtatgtatgtatgtatgtatatatgtatatatatgtgtatgtatatatatatatatatatatatgtatgtatgtatatattaaagcacttaatattttatgtgcatatatgaccaaaatatatatttgcactaaagtaaatgtgtacatatataaaaatagacatgtatgaattacaattcattatgtcctagctagctacgacttcgacgtAGTAATCGTTATCTCAGAAGCTAACGACTtatgaattgtatttccgtcatagtagaattcaccctcggGATCAAGGacttgttcgttgatgaatcccatgagttgttcttgaaccgccgcgataaattccttgtgtgtgaggttatccctcatgtgaataacctataaatgtatgaaattaattagtaaataacaaatcgatacgtacgcaatgaaattttgaatttatttataCGTACattgagctctcttgtggtgtaGATTTGGGTTgtaaggcagtggcaatactcgcatacgtagtagccgcacaagttagttccctggtctTGCTTTGCACACTATATATACATGACAAACGGCAAGAGATTTAATTAATATACATTTATATTTGAGTTAGagattca encodes the following:
- the LOC107275673 gene encoding DNA replication licensing factor MCM4, giving the protein MASRGGGGGGDGNSPPPSVSSPDVRPSSPLPATNSSPPQSGRRGGGRRRRGSASPYPSSPSLGGFETPPHPGRRTPSGGAAARQQRQNWTGGRFPPTPSTPMSTDDVPLSSEAGDEDTPETDGGGGGGAGADATPVFVWGTNISVQDVNAAILRFLRHFRDPRDAGRVDPVMDEGKYMRAIHRILELEGGESLDVNAHDVFDHDPDLYGKMVRYPLEVLAIFDIVLMDLVARIEPLFEKHIQTRIYNLKSSVCLRNLNPSDIEKMVSIKGMIIRCSSVIPELKEAVFRCLVCGFYSEPVMVDRGRVTEPHICQKEQCKATNSMTLVHNRCRFADKQIIKLQETPDEIPEGGTPHTVSVLMHDKLVDAGKPGDRVEITGIYRAMSIRVGPTQRTVKSIFKTYIDCLHIKKTDKSRLHVEDSMETDNPNANKTTEDDFLRDKVEKLKELSKLPDIYDRLTRSLAPNIWELDDVKRGLLCQLFGGNALRLPSGASFRGDINILLVGDPGTSKSQLLQYMHKLSPRGIYTSGRGSSAVGLTAYVTKDPETGETVLESGALVLSDKGVCCIDEFDKMSDNARSMLHEVMEQQTVSIAKAGIIASLNARTSVLACANPTESRYNPRLSVIDNIHLPPTLLSRFDLIYLILDKADEQTDRRLAKHIVSLHFENPNIEELEVLDLPTLVAYISYARKHIQPQLSDEAAEELTRGYVEMRKRGNSPGSRKKVITATARQIESLIRLSEALARMRFSEMVEVQDVVEAFRLLEVAMQQSATDHATGTIDMDLIMTGISASERQRRDNLVAATRNLVMEKMQLGGPSVRMIELLEEIRKQSSMEVHLHDLRGALGTLMTEGAVVIHGDSVKRV